In Channa argus isolate prfri chromosome 23, Channa argus male v1.0, whole genome shotgun sequence, the following are encoded in one genomic region:
- the dzip1 gene encoding cilium assembly protein DZIP1 isoform X6 has protein sequence MTPSSGAPTVLPFRFRPRRESVDWRRINAVDIDLVVSQLDVDILQEHISTVTFCSLEGERCPRCQSPVDPALVKLLRLAQLTVEWLLHCQEFLTLNLRAAEERLAAASREHEQLLAEQKKQEEKVKILNTELKQRKKVIRTQQSLLAPRIMSSQKCLHCDKTFLNSSFLQNHMQRRHPDEYEIQLRSDSEKKSHIESLKLEISSLKEQIVQQQQDLQTKIAQEKEQQSMHKDLLKELERFKAEEMARMERKIEDSRDGMRREMEFLYTRNIQVLNEANQNQTAKHEKPASPVHSQAERDLDIYKEVQIHAIQKLEQQLKKQDKKWESRLQEIKVQHQLEKNELLNELSRMQSSVSEHQEQSQRLQLEMGRKLQEKEQTIKAQREQIRNISSNPATKVIEVPVIVSAQAPELKSKRVEQPVTTLKLDPIQELSEEEKDSSSISERRPVEKKLEPAPEKKQRPTISILKRNPNIKREMRLELEQALFTKLENLGVKPDQSGLKKKELTSILTKVVSKRESIAKGMPEYWLHREEIANSVEKNLGSQRSSDPAAEPHARFRSVQVLQIRPRSSSLPSRATQMMSGPAVKQPKTPQPAPRTKTTTQPKTSTPNNKTNLRAFTNKTPPFSSDEESDEEDTDVQGKNNMSGKAQQPRLSQATPVQNRPTKASPVQTRQALAKHSFSSNPQETWGSVGTVTNMDSDEDEDESSEVSELQYIGSRQLQSYKDQNSNVEKRNFGKENKINDLARKIEKQFSERAVKKPAGGVSILPQRKDKVQELDSDLEESSDWVVSSLEDKQEMPKPTQSPGPPRSNLDSPSTSVWGTSTGKSPRSAGLIEAGTGSTLMSSLCLLSDISDSEDISNKQ, from the exons ATGACTCCGTCCAGCGGAGCTCCCACCGTTCTTCCCTTCAGGTTCCGCCCACGCAGAGAGAGCGTGGATTGGCGGCGAATCAACGCGGTGGACATAGACCTGGTGGTGAGCCAGCTGGATGTGGACATCCTTCAGGAGCACATAAGCACCGTGACCTTTTGTAGTTTGGAGGGGGAGCGATGTCCACGATGCCAGAGCCCTGTGGACCCGGCTCTAGTCAAGCTCTTGCGGCTGGCCCAGCTCACAGTGGAGTGGCTCCTCCACTGCCAGGAATTTCTCACCCTCAACCTGCGTGCAGCGGAGGAGAGGTTGGCAGCTGCCAGCAGAGAGCATGAGCAGCTGCTGGCTGAGCAGAAGAAGCAGGAGGAGAAGGTGAAGATCCTTAATACAGAGCTGAAGCAGAGGAAGAAGGTTATCCGGACACAGCAGTCCTTGCTTGCCCCACGCATCATGAGCAGCCAGAAG tgtCTACATTGTGATAAAACATTCCTTAATTCCTCCTTCCTCCAGAATCACATGCAGCGTCGTCACCCTGATGAGTATGAGATCC AGTTGCGGtcagacagtgagaaaaaatCTCACATTGAAAGTCTCAAATTGGAGATCAGCAGTCTGAAGGAGCAGATTGTTCAGCAGCAACAGGACCTACAAACCAAAATCGCACAG gaaaAAGAGCAGCAGTCTATGCACAAAGACCTGCTGAAAGAACTAGAGCGTTTTAAGGCGGAGGAGATGGCACGGATGGAAAGAAAGATAGAAGACAGCAGAGATGGCATGCGTAGGGAGATGGAATTTCTTTACACACGAAATATtcaagttttaaat GAAGCTAATCAGAATCAGACAGCCAAGCATGAAAAACCAGCGAGCCCTGTTCACtcacaggcagagagagaccTGGACATCTACAAAGAAGTGCAGATACATGCCATTCAGAAGCTGGAACAGCAACTGAAGAAACAG GATAAAAAGTGGGAATCCAGGCTACAAGAAATTAAGGTTCAGCATCAGTTAGAAAAGAATGAG CTGCTGAACGAGTTGAGCAGGATGCAGTCCTCTGTGTCAGAGCACCAGGAACAAAGTCAGCGGCTACAGCTGGAGATGGGAAGGAAGCTGCAGGAGAAGGAACAAACCATCAAGGCTCAGAGAGAGCAG ATAAGAAACATTTCCTCAAACCCAGCCACCAAAGTCATAGAAGTACCAG TGATCGTCAGTGCCCAAGCACCCGAACTTAAATCAAAGAGAGTCG AGCAGCCAGTCACTACTCTTAAGCTGGATCCTATACAGGAGCTGTCAGAAGAGGAGAAAG ACTCAAGCAGCATCTCTGAAAGGAGGCCCGTGGAGAAAAAACTGGAGCCTGCACCTGAGAAGAAACAGAGGCCTACGATCAGTATTTTGAAAAGGAACCCCAACATCAAGAGAGAGATGCGACTAGAGCTCGAGCAGGCGCTCTTTACAAAGCTGGAGAACCTGGGGGTCAAGCCT GATCAGAGTGGTCTGAAGAAGAAGGAGCTCACTTCCATCCTGACCAAGGTTGTTTCGAAGCGGGAAAGCATAGCAAAAGGGATGCCTGAGTACTGGCTTCATCGGGAGGAGATAGCCAATTCTGTGGAGAAGAACCTGGGTTCTCAGAGAAGCAGTGACCCTGCTGCAGAGCCACATGCCAGATTTAGATCAGTTCAAG TGTTGCAGATTCGACCTCGCTCCAGTAGCCTACCATCCAGAGCAACGCAAATGATGTCTGGACCTGCAGTCAAGCAGCCCAAGACACCACAGCCAGCCCCAAGGACCAAAACCACAACCCAGCCTAAGACATCGACACCCAATAACAAGACCAATCTGAGGGCCTTCACGAACAA GACTCCTCCTTTCAGTTCAGATGAGGAATCAGACGAAGAGGACACAGATGTGCAGGGGAAAAACAACATGAGCGGCAAAGCACAGCAGCCCAGACTAAGCCAGGCAACCCCGGTCCAAAACAGACCAACGAAAGCCAGTCCGGTTCAGACCAGACAGGCTCTAGCCAAGCACTCGTTTTCCTCTAACCCTCAGGAGACCTGGGGGTCAGTAGGTACTGTAACAAATATGGATAGCGATGAGGACGAGGATGAGTCGTCAGAAGTCAGTGAACTGCAGTACATTGGCTCTAGACAGCTTCAGAGTTACAAAGACCAGAACAGcaatgtggaaaaaagaaattttgGAAAAG AGAACAAAATCAATGACCTGGCCAGAAAAATCGAGAAGCAATTTTCAGAGAGAGCAGTAAAGAAACCAGCAGGGGGAGTCAGCATATTACCACAGAGGAAGGACAAGGTTCAGGAACTG GACTCAGATCTAGAGGAAAGCAGTGATTGGGTGGTCTCCTCCTTGGAGGACAAACAGGAAATGCCTAAGCCAACCCAGAGTCCTGGACCCCCAAGGAGTAACTTGGACTCACCTAGCACCAGTGTATGGGGAACCTCCACAGGAAAGAGCCCCAGATCAG CAGGTCTGATTGAAGCTGGAACAGGAAGTACTTTGATGAGCAGTCTGTGCTTGCTGAGTGACATCAGTGATTCTGAGGATATtagcaataaacaataa
- the dzip1 gene encoding cilium assembly protein DZIP1 isoform X2, producing the protein MPFHDGVYYPYTSDTQGTHSSTGIPSLLNSPLSQQSANSHSAPVPGMTPSSGAPTVLPFRFRPRRESVDWRRINAVDIDLVVSQLDVDILQEHISTVTFCSLEGERCPRCQSPVDPALVKLLRLAQLTVEWLLHCQEFLTLNLRAAEERLAAASREHEQLLAEQKKQEEKVKILNTELKQRKKVIRTQQSLLAPRIMSSQKCLHCDKTFLNSSFLQNHMQRRHPDEYEIQLRSDSEKKSHIESLKLEISSLKEQIVQQQQDLQTKIAQEKEQQSMHKDLLKELERFKAEEMARMERKIEDSRDGMRREMEFLYTRNIQVLNEANQNQTAKHEKPASPVHSQAERDLDIYKEVQIHAIQKLEQQLKKQDKKWESRLQEIKVQHQLEKNELLNELSRMQSSVSEHQEQSQRLQLEMGRKLQEKEQTIKAQREQIRNISSNPATKVIEVPVIVSAQAPELKSKRVEQPVTTLKLDPIQELSEEEKDSSSISERRPVEKKLEPAPEKKQRPTISILKRNPNIKREMRLELEQALFTKLENLGVKPDQSGLKKKELTSILTKVVSKRESIAKGMPEYWLHREEIANSVEKNLGSQRSSDPAAEPHARFRSVQVLQIRPRSSSLPSRATQMMSGPAVKQPKTPQPAPRTKTTTQPKTSTPNNKTNLRAFTNKTPPFSSDEESDEEDTDVQGKNNMSGKAQQPRLSQATPVQNRPTKASPVQTRQALAKHSFSSNPQETWGSVGTVTNMDSDEDEDESSEVSELQYIGSRQLQSYKDQNSNVEKRNFGKENKINDLARKIEKQFSERAVKKPAGGVSILPQRKDKVQELDSDLEESSDWVVSSLEDKQEMPKPTQSPGPPRSNLDSPSTSVWGTSTGKSPRSGLIEAGTGSTLMSSLCLLSDISDSEDISNKQ; encoded by the exons ATG CCATTTCACGACGGCGTCTACTATCCGTACACAAGTGACACCCAGGGGACCCACTCATCAACAGGGATTCCATCTCTCCTGAATTCCCCACTCAGCCAGCAGTCTGCAAACAGCCACTCTGCACCCGTGCCAGGCATGACTCCGTCCAGCGGAGCTCCCACCGTTCTTCCCTTCAGGTTCCGCCCACGCAGAGAGAGCGTGGATTGGCGGCGAATCAACGCGGTGGACATAGACCTGGTGGTGAGCCAGCTGGATGTGGACATCCTTCAGGAGCACATAAGCACCGTGACCTTTTGTAGTTTGGAGGGGGAGCGATGTCCACGATGCCAGAGCCCTGTGGACCCGGCTCTAGTCAAGCTCTTGCGGCTGGCCCAGCTCACAGTGGAGTGGCTCCTCCACTGCCAGGAATTTCTCACCCTCAACCTGCGTGCAGCGGAGGAGAGGTTGGCAGCTGCCAGCAGAGAGCATGAGCAGCTGCTGGCTGAGCAGAAGAAGCAGGAGGAGAAGGTGAAGATCCTTAATACAGAGCTGAAGCAGAGGAAGAAGGTTATCCGGACACAGCAGTCCTTGCTTGCCCCACGCATCATGAGCAGCCAGAAG tgtCTACATTGTGATAAAACATTCCTTAATTCCTCCTTCCTCCAGAATCACATGCAGCGTCGTCACCCTGATGAGTATGAGATCC AGTTGCGGtcagacagtgagaaaaaatCTCACATTGAAAGTCTCAAATTGGAGATCAGCAGTCTGAAGGAGCAGATTGTTCAGCAGCAACAGGACCTACAAACCAAAATCGCACAG gaaaAAGAGCAGCAGTCTATGCACAAAGACCTGCTGAAAGAACTAGAGCGTTTTAAGGCGGAGGAGATGGCACGGATGGAAAGAAAGATAGAAGACAGCAGAGATGGCATGCGTAGGGAGATGGAATTTCTTTACACACGAAATATtcaagttttaaat GAAGCTAATCAGAATCAGACAGCCAAGCATGAAAAACCAGCGAGCCCTGTTCACtcacaggcagagagagaccTGGACATCTACAAAGAAGTGCAGATACATGCCATTCAGAAGCTGGAACAGCAACTGAAGAAACAG GATAAAAAGTGGGAATCCAGGCTACAAGAAATTAAGGTTCAGCATCAGTTAGAAAAGAATGAG CTGCTGAACGAGTTGAGCAGGATGCAGTCCTCTGTGTCAGAGCACCAGGAACAAAGTCAGCGGCTACAGCTGGAGATGGGAAGGAAGCTGCAGGAGAAGGAACAAACCATCAAGGCTCAGAGAGAGCAG ATAAGAAACATTTCCTCAAACCCAGCCACCAAAGTCATAGAAGTACCAG TGATCGTCAGTGCCCAAGCACCCGAACTTAAATCAAAGAGAGTCG AGCAGCCAGTCACTACTCTTAAGCTGGATCCTATACAGGAGCTGTCAGAAGAGGAGAAAG ACTCAAGCAGCATCTCTGAAAGGAGGCCCGTGGAGAAAAAACTGGAGCCTGCACCTGAGAAGAAACAGAGGCCTACGATCAGTATTTTGAAAAGGAACCCCAACATCAAGAGAGAGATGCGACTAGAGCTCGAGCAGGCGCTCTTTACAAAGCTGGAGAACCTGGGGGTCAAGCCT GATCAGAGTGGTCTGAAGAAGAAGGAGCTCACTTCCATCCTGACCAAGGTTGTTTCGAAGCGGGAAAGCATAGCAAAAGGGATGCCTGAGTACTGGCTTCATCGGGAGGAGATAGCCAATTCTGTGGAGAAGAACCTGGGTTCTCAGAGAAGCAGTGACCCTGCTGCAGAGCCACATGCCAGATTTAGATCAGTTCAAG TGTTGCAGATTCGACCTCGCTCCAGTAGCCTACCATCCAGAGCAACGCAAATGATGTCTGGACCTGCAGTCAAGCAGCCCAAGACACCACAGCCAGCCCCAAGGACCAAAACCACAACCCAGCCTAAGACATCGACACCCAATAACAAGACCAATCTGAGGGCCTTCACGAACAA GACTCCTCCTTTCAGTTCAGATGAGGAATCAGACGAAGAGGACACAGATGTGCAGGGGAAAAACAACATGAGCGGCAAAGCACAGCAGCCCAGACTAAGCCAGGCAACCCCGGTCCAAAACAGACCAACGAAAGCCAGTCCGGTTCAGACCAGACAGGCTCTAGCCAAGCACTCGTTTTCCTCTAACCCTCAGGAGACCTGGGGGTCAGTAGGTACTGTAACAAATATGGATAGCGATGAGGACGAGGATGAGTCGTCAGAAGTCAGTGAACTGCAGTACATTGGCTCTAGACAGCTTCAGAGTTACAAAGACCAGAACAGcaatgtggaaaaaagaaattttgGAAAAG AGAACAAAATCAATGACCTGGCCAGAAAAATCGAGAAGCAATTTTCAGAGAGAGCAGTAAAGAAACCAGCAGGGGGAGTCAGCATATTACCACAGAGGAAGGACAAGGTTCAGGAACTG GACTCAGATCTAGAGGAAAGCAGTGATTGGGTGGTCTCCTCCTTGGAGGACAAACAGGAAATGCCTAAGCCAACCCAGAGTCCTGGACCCCCAAGGAGTAACTTGGACTCACCTAGCACCAGTGTATGGGGAACCTCCACAGGAAAGAGCCCCAGATCAG GTCTGATTGAAGCTGGAACAGGAAGTACTTTGATGAGCAGTCTGTGCTTGCTGAGTGACATCAGTGATTCTGAGGATATtagcaataaacaataa
- the dzip1 gene encoding cilium assembly protein DZIP1 isoform X7, whose protein sequence is MPFHDGVYYPYTSDTQGTHSSTGIPSLLNSPLSQQSANSHSAPVPGMTPSSGAPTVLPFRFRPRRESVDWRRINAVDIDLVVSQLDVDILQEHISTVTFCSLEGERCPRCQSPVDPALVKLLRLAQLTVEWLLHCQEFLTLNLRAAEERLAAASREHEQLLAEQKKQEEKVKILNTELKQRKKVIRTQQSLLAPRIMSSQKCLHCDKTFLNSSFLQNHMQRRHPDEYEIQLRSDSEKKSHIESLKLEISSLKEQIVQQQQDLQTKIAQEKEQQSMHKDLLKELERFKAEEMARMERKIEDSRDGMRREMEFLYTRNIQVLNEANQNQTAKHEKPASPVHSQAERDLDIYKEVQIHAIQKLEQQLKKQDKKWESRLQEIKVQHQLEKNELLNELSRMQSSVSEHQEQSQRLQLEMGRKLQEKEQTIKAQREQIRNISSNPATKVIEVPVIVSAQAPELKSKRVEQPVTTLKLDPIQELSEEEKDSSSISERRPVEKKLEPAPEKKQRPTISILKRNPNIKREMRLELEQALFTKLENLGVKPDQSGLKKKELTSILTKVVSKRESIAKGMPEYWLHREEIANSVEKNLGSQRSSDPAAEPHARFRSVQVLQIRPRSSSLPSRATQMMSGPAVKQPKTPQPAPRTKTTTQPKTSTPNNKTNLRAFTNKTPPFSSDEESDEEDTDVQGKNNMSGKAQQPRLSQATPVQNRPTKASPVQTRQALAKHSFSSNPQETWGSVGTVTNMDSDEDEDESSEVSELQYIGSRQLQSYKDQNSNVEKRNFGKGLRSRGKQ, encoded by the exons ATG CCATTTCACGACGGCGTCTACTATCCGTACACAAGTGACACCCAGGGGACCCACTCATCAACAGGGATTCCATCTCTCCTGAATTCCCCACTCAGCCAGCAGTCTGCAAACAGCCACTCTGCACCCGTGCCAGGCATGACTCCGTCCAGCGGAGCTCCCACCGTTCTTCCCTTCAGGTTCCGCCCACGCAGAGAGAGCGTGGATTGGCGGCGAATCAACGCGGTGGACATAGACCTGGTGGTGAGCCAGCTGGATGTGGACATCCTTCAGGAGCACATAAGCACCGTGACCTTTTGTAGTTTGGAGGGGGAGCGATGTCCACGATGCCAGAGCCCTGTGGACCCGGCTCTAGTCAAGCTCTTGCGGCTGGCCCAGCTCACAGTGGAGTGGCTCCTCCACTGCCAGGAATTTCTCACCCTCAACCTGCGTGCAGCGGAGGAGAGGTTGGCAGCTGCCAGCAGAGAGCATGAGCAGCTGCTGGCTGAGCAGAAGAAGCAGGAGGAGAAGGTGAAGATCCTTAATACAGAGCTGAAGCAGAGGAAGAAGGTTATCCGGACACAGCAGTCCTTGCTTGCCCCACGCATCATGAGCAGCCAGAAG tgtCTACATTGTGATAAAACATTCCTTAATTCCTCCTTCCTCCAGAATCACATGCAGCGTCGTCACCCTGATGAGTATGAGATCC AGTTGCGGtcagacagtgagaaaaaatCTCACATTGAAAGTCTCAAATTGGAGATCAGCAGTCTGAAGGAGCAGATTGTTCAGCAGCAACAGGACCTACAAACCAAAATCGCACAG gaaaAAGAGCAGCAGTCTATGCACAAAGACCTGCTGAAAGAACTAGAGCGTTTTAAGGCGGAGGAGATGGCACGGATGGAAAGAAAGATAGAAGACAGCAGAGATGGCATGCGTAGGGAGATGGAATTTCTTTACACACGAAATATtcaagttttaaat GAAGCTAATCAGAATCAGACAGCCAAGCATGAAAAACCAGCGAGCCCTGTTCACtcacaggcagagagagaccTGGACATCTACAAAGAAGTGCAGATACATGCCATTCAGAAGCTGGAACAGCAACTGAAGAAACAG GATAAAAAGTGGGAATCCAGGCTACAAGAAATTAAGGTTCAGCATCAGTTAGAAAAGAATGAG CTGCTGAACGAGTTGAGCAGGATGCAGTCCTCTGTGTCAGAGCACCAGGAACAAAGTCAGCGGCTACAGCTGGAGATGGGAAGGAAGCTGCAGGAGAAGGAACAAACCATCAAGGCTCAGAGAGAGCAG ATAAGAAACATTTCCTCAAACCCAGCCACCAAAGTCATAGAAGTACCAG TGATCGTCAGTGCCCAAGCACCCGAACTTAAATCAAAGAGAGTCG AGCAGCCAGTCACTACTCTTAAGCTGGATCCTATACAGGAGCTGTCAGAAGAGGAGAAAG ACTCAAGCAGCATCTCTGAAAGGAGGCCCGTGGAGAAAAAACTGGAGCCTGCACCTGAGAAGAAACAGAGGCCTACGATCAGTATTTTGAAAAGGAACCCCAACATCAAGAGAGAGATGCGACTAGAGCTCGAGCAGGCGCTCTTTACAAAGCTGGAGAACCTGGGGGTCAAGCCT GATCAGAGTGGTCTGAAGAAGAAGGAGCTCACTTCCATCCTGACCAAGGTTGTTTCGAAGCGGGAAAGCATAGCAAAAGGGATGCCTGAGTACTGGCTTCATCGGGAGGAGATAGCCAATTCTGTGGAGAAGAACCTGGGTTCTCAGAGAAGCAGTGACCCTGCTGCAGAGCCACATGCCAGATTTAGATCAGTTCAAG TGTTGCAGATTCGACCTCGCTCCAGTAGCCTACCATCCAGAGCAACGCAAATGATGTCTGGACCTGCAGTCAAGCAGCCCAAGACACCACAGCCAGCCCCAAGGACCAAAACCACAACCCAGCCTAAGACATCGACACCCAATAACAAGACCAATCTGAGGGCCTTCACGAACAA GACTCCTCCTTTCAGTTCAGATGAGGAATCAGACGAAGAGGACACAGATGTGCAGGGGAAAAACAACATGAGCGGCAAAGCACAGCAGCCCAGACTAAGCCAGGCAACCCCGGTCCAAAACAGACCAACGAAAGCCAGTCCGGTTCAGACCAGACAGGCTCTAGCCAAGCACTCGTTTTCCTCTAACCCTCAGGAGACCTGGGGGTCAGTAGGTACTGTAACAAATATGGATAGCGATGAGGACGAGGATGAGTCGTCAGAAGTCAGTGAACTGCAGTACATTGGCTCTAGACAGCTTCAGAGTTACAAAGACCAGAACAGcaatgtggaaaaaagaaattttgGAAAAG GACTCAGATCTAGAGGAAAGCAGTGA